GACCCACCAAATTGAGCTCGCCATGCCGAAGAAGTAGAGGATCATGAAGAGAATAGTGCAGCCCTCTTTCTTCGTACCCTGGGACACGGTCTTGTAACCATCATCGTTAAACTTGTCAATGCAAACTACTTTATCTTCAAGGAAATAACCCGCCGCGTAAGCAACAGCCACCATGAAATAGCAGCCCGAGAGGAAGATGATGGGCCTCTCGGGGTAACGAAATCGCCTCATGTCCACCAAGTATGTGAGCACAGTGAACAGAGTACTAACACAACACAAAATGGACCAAATGCCCACCCAAAGCCGGCCGAATTTGATCTCCTCCTCTCGGAAATACATCAACCCGTTGGGTTTAGTGGGCTCGCATGGCGCACCACAGTCTTTTTCGCCCATGAAGTGGTACTTGAGATAAGTGGGTACTTTCAGCTGCAGTGGGCATGTGAATTGCTGGCTGGGTCTAATCACGCTTGGCCCTAACGTGATCATTTCGGGCACGTAGGGCGTCGGGTCTGATGTCGGGCTTCCAGCATCTGACGTGTTCTGTCCCACGCAGATCTCTCCCGCGCCGTGGACGGGGAAATTCTCACAGCGGAGCCTCTCGGGCCACTGGAAGCCGAACTTGTTCATGAGGGCCTCGCAGCCCTGTCTCGCCCGCTCGCACAGGGAGCGACACGGCGGGATGGCTTGCTCGAGCACCGTGCACACCGGCGCGTACATGGAGCAGAGGAAGAACTTCAGGTCCATCGAGCACTGGACTTTGACGAGAGGGTAGAACTGGTGCACTTCCAGTCCGGCGTCCTCCTGGTTGGTGTGACCCAAAAGGTTAGGCATGATGGTTTGATTGTAGGCAATGTCCGTACACAGAGGGATCGAGATGGGCTGGCAGAATCCGTGCTCGGGAATGGAGATCCCCTTCTCTCCGTTATACTGACCGCAGGACGGCTGCAAAgccagacaaaaaaacaaaaggaaatagctAGTAATCCCACAACAGTGCTGCATATTGAGGAAAGCCGCCATTTACTCGAAAATAAGGGAAACTGCCTCTTCACCGCGAGAAAAGTTTCTTTCACCAGACCTTATGTACTAGCAAAAGCTCCTCGTTTTCGCCCCCGTTGCCTTTTTTTTGTCAACACTACGGCACTCGTGGTCCGAAAGCAATCATATTAGGTAAATGAGCTTATATCTGACGAAAACCTTGGCAAAATGTCAAAAGTTGATGAAAAGCAGCAAATACATCCAAACTAAATCCACAAGGAGCTCATGTTTTTTTTCGCTCTTCAGGGTTCGCAAGATAATTTGTTGACCGTTAATTAAAGTTTTCCGTCCGGCTCCGGTGTCCACCAAATCCcgtttgaaagtgtgtgtgtgtctctgagagAATTTGACTTATCCGTGCTGGGGAACTTCTGTCGGATATCTTTAGTTGAATGCGCTTGACTCGCTCGTCCGCTGAATAGATACGCATCTTTTCACTGACTGAAAGGTATGAGCGCGAGTGAGGCGCACACACCGTCGGTTTCTACTCACTCCTCATTCAAATTTACTGCCCTTCGATCCGGGGCGCCTTGAAACCAACAGCGTCtttgaccaatcacagggttTGTTTTCCTTTGCGTCAAGGGTCTCAGCTATCAAGAAACTTTCCTTCTACATACGTAGAGTGAAAAAAATCTATAGGCTGTTTTCGAAAAAATAGTTGGCAAAACTTTACTCGTTACTTATACTCAGTGATAGAAAAAGACATTCTCAATCCAAATTCTGATTTCATTATATGAAAGCTTTTAAAATGGTAACCAAATATTTATAGTCATAAGAAAATCAAAATGAGTGTGTACTGATTTCCGCATCAGTGTTTGGCAAAACTGAGAATTGGTTGTTGGTGAAGAGAAGAATTGGAGAAATTGGTTTTCTTGTTACAGTCACACATAATCTGTTGTCTACATCCATGTGGAAAAATTACTATCTAATCTGAGCAGAATTTTCTGTGAGCACACAAATCCTTTCGAACCcatataatgtttgtttgttcgttCATTCCAGTCTTTTTCTTAATATGTGCAACCAGTGTTGGATTAGTTCATTataaatagtaatccactacaaataacTATTTCCTTGAAATAtatctccttcacaatgacttgtTACGGGGcaataattaatgtattttatataaaaaatactttcgaaataagcataaccctataatgtacataaagtaattacattaattgaaacacattttattattattataattttttactaaaAAGCAATTTGATAACACTCAACACTGGGTACAACTGGGGTAAAGGCTCAtcttaaggaaaaaaaaaaaaactctggccacaaagtgtatcaagattgaaattgttttttttttattaattaatgatggagcaataattatattgttaataATTAGTTGTTAGAGATTAATAGGAAGGctgttttgtttaaaattaataaaaacaattgtggCAAGCAAGAGTGACTTTTACCTCACCTGGGGTATAAGGCCCCTAGAGAGGTTATAGTGATATCGTTTAAATACTATCGTCCGATAGTTATAGAGCAAAATTTGTCAACataggcaaatacttttgagacattaagatgctttttttgagtaacaaatgatGATAATGCTTATTCataataaccacttcagaaaagggtcaAGGTTTCCTGataattttaaacatgtgacatttcataacatctcaagagTATTCTATTAAAAAAGTTAATCTCTATTGTAACTGGATCAGTCattgtgagcccactttgaaaatttttcataacaaacctaTTCccaccacttaagaaaaacaatttgttttttggggggcCGTTAGCCCCTTCAACAGGGGAGCGTTTTACCCCtttttagccctgttgtaccttACATACTATACACTGCAGTAGCATTTAGTTTGGCAGTTTTGCAAATGTAACATAAAGAGAGGGGTTATTATGGTCAGCGATTTAATGTTCATCGCTTGTCACCTTAgcataacaaaaaagaaaatatctgagaCACACCCAATGACATGCCTCACACCCACTATTCAGGCCCACTATTCCGCTATATTCATGTGAATTATTTTCACCCAAAGTGGGTGGGCACCATCAAGTAAACAATTTTGTactatttaaaggtgcagtatgtaatagTTCAGAaatccttgttattaatgacacttgtggcagCCAGCTACATATTGAtcttgctcgtgcacacactccataaggacgtgagcgagcatcgaccaaaacaatgacataacgtgcaaagagactgaatgtgatctaccggcatcatgctgacaggtgaggtagcataattaaaattacacagttatgattgttttactacaaactttgaaactgtatattatatttgactctccagagctggaacagggctaaaacataATGTGGATATACGTCTGACTAcacgagactgtagtttgaagtaatcacttttctttgcatgatacattgactgcatttatactatTGCCTATGTCGGTGTtcgctagctagccagctttatcaatagctattagcaaaatttggtggatgatgacagtagctgtttataaagtagactgtacattataaatatgttgaaacAATTCAGTATTTATTCAGTATTTATTCCATCACAActgatattttgatatatttatgcactattgttttataataatagattgtatatattttctgtataaccaatttacgttacactaatgaatggagctttatgcattatcttgaacattgtctagcattcatttcatgtgttattgtagtttaccatgctgaataattacagattaacattgtttatgtcaGTTACTGTGAATTAGCacacctgacttttagtataaaggaagatcgttgaaattatttgaaagttacaaagcaaggtGGCTTaacgtcagcgttagcaggcaagatcaagttagctcaaattacacagatcaatccttatggcactataatttacatgctttgcagttatgtaagcttacctgtccaataagaagaatgccaattcagggtcggttttgatcccaaAACTGAACAAAGATCCCTCCAGGAATTAAACACCCTGCCAATGTTCACtttagttttcgctcgaccatgatcacgttcccgctaagccagacaggattcagtagataaatgttactcagagtttgtgtaggagtcagtgttgtgttggtagccggacgtttgctggattccgtctctaagataacgttacctagtgttgcagtttgttgtcactgttgaataggaGAAGAGAGGCTACTGTCTGAGcctgaggcaaggctcttgggagTGCATAAAAACGTCACATCTTTTgcattttcccagcaaaagcgacctgctcccttagcatttttaagttgcgtttcaagccattcacacattggcaaaaaaaaaaaaggtgaaaattacatgaaaattgttacatattgctaCTTTAAGGGGGAAGAATGCAGAGGATTTAAAGTGTGCATTAAGAGATGCTTCAAAGTATGTCCGTGTTAGGAGAATCAGCATTTTAAGAGATTTAGTGAAATAGGCCTACCACAAGAAATTGGTTTGGaaattctgtaaaatgtattaagGTCCAGTTTTGAAGAATAAGTAATTATTTAACCATACATCGTTTCTATAGTgccaaaatgcaaaaatgttacaGCTTGTTACAATTATAAACCAATCAATTAGTAATTATTGGAGACCAGTGATAGCCAGAGCTATTGGCTTATTGAATAACTTATTCTCAATCATGAATAAAAAATCTTCTTCTCTTCTCTGGAGTGTATTTTAAAAATAGATCTGAGCTGTATAGCAGTATGCCTGGTTACTCGATATGTAAATGTGAGGGCTGAGGGAGATGATCTGCTCCATGGACTTCAACATCAATCACATGGAGCCCAAAGCTGCTGTCTCAG
The Xyrauchen texanus isolate HMW12.3.18 chromosome 14, RBS_HiC_50CHRs, whole genome shotgun sequence genome window above contains:
- the fzd7a gene encoding frizzled-7a encodes the protein MAAFLNMQHCCGITSYFLLFFCLALQPSCGQYNGEKGISIPEHGFCQPISIPLCTDIAYNQTIMPNLLGHTNQEDAGLEVHQFYPLVKVQCSMDLKFFLCSMYAPVCTVLEQAIPPCRSLCERARQGCEALMNKFGFQWPERLRCENFPVHGAGEICVGQNTSDAGSPTSDPTPYVPEMITLGPSVIRPSQQFTCPLQLKVPTYLKYHFMGEKDCGAPCEPTKPNGLMYFREEEIKFGRLWVGIWSILCCVSTLFTVLTYLVDMRRFRYPERPIIFLSGCYFMVAVAYAAGYFLEDKVVCIDKFNDDGYKTVSQGTKKEGCTILFMILYFFGMASSIWWVILSLTWFLSAGMKWGHEAIEANSQYFHLAAWAVPAVKTITILAMGQVDGDLLTGVCYVGINNVDSLRGFVLAPLFVYLFIGTSFLLAGFVSLFRIRTIMKHDGTKTEKLEKLMVRIGVFSVLYTVPATIVIACYFYEQAFREQWEKTWHMQTCKRFAVPCPFNNFAPMSPDFTVFMIKYLMTMIVGITSGFWIWSGKTLQSWRRFYKRLSNSNQGETTV